Proteins from a genomic interval of Streptococcus oralis:
- the rexB gene encoding ATP-dependent nuclease subunit B — protein MKLLYTDIRTSLTEILTREAEELVVAGKRVFYIAPNSLSFEKERAVLECLSQQASFAITVTRFAQMARYLVLNDLPTKTSLDDIGLGMAFYKCLAELDSKELRVYGAIKQDPQFIQQLIELYHEMTTAQMSFLDLESLTDEDKRADLLLIFEKVTAYLNQSQLAQGNQLSHLIEAIENDKVSSDFSQIALVIDGFTRFSAEEERVVDLLHRKGVEIVIGAYASKKAYTSPFTEGNLYQASVEFLHHLGAKYQTPAQDRSQTHEKIDSFDKASRLLESSYDFSELALDVDEKDRENLQIWSCLTQKEELELVARSIRQKLHDHPDLSYKNFRILLGDVASYQLSLKTIFDQYQIPFYLGRSESMAHHPLTQYVESILRLKRYRFRQEDLINLLRTGLYTDLSQADIDAFEQYLRYLGINGLPAFQQPFTKSHHGKFDLARLNAIRLRVLAPLETLFASRKQKTENLLQKWNTFLTNAALSKQMQDLTATMEALEQKRQAEVWKAFSHVLEQFATVFDGSQVSLEDFLALLHSGMSLSQYRTIPATVDTVLVQSYDLIAPLTADFVYAIGLTQDNLPKIAQNTSLLTDEERQRLNQATEEGVQLLIASSENLKKNRYTMLSLVNSARKQLVLSAPSLLNENESKESAYLQELVSFGFNRTEKKIHHKGLSKEDMGSYHSLLSSLVAYHQQGETSDREQDLTFVKVLARVMGKKLDQKGLTNPAIPTSPSSKPLEKETLQALYPADKEFYLSTSGLTEFYRNEYSYFLRYVLGLQEELRLRPDARSHGNFLHRIFERALKLPTENPFDQRLEQAIQETSQEREFEAIYQESLEAQFTKEVLLDVARTTGHILRHNPAIETIQEEATFGGKDQAFIQLDNGRSVHVRGKVDRIDRLKADGALGVVDYKSSLTQFQFPNFFNGLNSQLPTYLAALKGEGEQNFFGAMYLEMAEPVQSLLAVKSLAGAVAEASKSMKYQGLFLEKESSHLGEFYNKNKANQLTDEEFQLLLDYNAHLYKKAAEKILEGQFAINPYTENGRSIAPYVQQHQAITGFEANYHLGQARFLEKLDSADGKRLVGEKLKQAWFEKMREELNR, from the coding sequence ATGAAATTACTGTATACTGATATTCGGACTTCTTTGACAGAAATCTTGACCAGAGAGGCGGAAGAGCTGGTTGTTGCTGGTAAGCGGGTTTTCTACATTGCTCCCAACTCTCTTTCTTTTGAAAAGGAACGTGCCGTGCTGGAATGCTTGTCCCAGCAGGCTTCTTTTGCGATTACCGTCACGCGCTTTGCTCAGATGGCTCGTTACCTGGTTTTAAATGACTTGCCTACAAAGACCAGTCTTGATGATATCGGTCTTGGGATGGCCTTTTATAAATGTCTTGCGGAACTGGACTCCAAAGAGTTACGAGTTTATGGTGCGATTAAACAGGACCCTCAATTTATCCAGCAGCTGATTGAACTTTATCACGAGATGACAACTGCTCAGATGAGCTTTTTGGACTTGGAAAGTTTGACCGATGAGGACAAGAGAGCAGATTTACTCTTGATTTTCGAGAAAGTAACAGCCTATCTCAATCAAAGTCAGTTGGCTCAGGGAAATCAGTTGTCCCATTTGATTGAGGCTATTGAGAATGATAAGGTAAGTAGTGATTTCAGTCAGATTGCCTTAGTCATCGACGGATTTACCCGTTTTTCTGCTGAAGAAGAGCGTGTAGTGGATCTGCTCCATCGCAAAGGAGTCGAGATTGTCATTGGCGCTTATGCAAGCAAGAAGGCCTATACCAGTCCGTTCACTGAAGGAAATCTCTACCAAGCCAGTGTGGAATTCCTCCATCATTTGGGGGCAAAATACCAAACACCTGCTCAGGATCGTTCTCAGACTCATGAGAAAATAGATAGTTTTGACAAGGCCTCTCGTTTGCTGGAGTCTTCTTATGACTTTTCAGAACTCGCTTTAGATGTCGATGAGAAGGACCGTGAAAATTTGCAAATCTGGTCTTGTTTGACACAAAAAGAGGAGTTGGAACTAGTAGCCCGTAGCATTCGTCAGAAATTACATGACCATCCAGACCTGAGTTACAAGAATTTTCGTATTCTCTTGGGAGATGTAGCTTCTTATCAGTTATCACTGAAAACTATTTTTGACCAGTACCAGATTCCGTTCTATCTTGGTAGAAGTGAATCCATGGCCCATCATCCCTTAACCCAGTATGTGGAGTCTATTTTACGTTTGAAACGCTACCGTTTCCGTCAGGAGGATTTGATTAATCTCCTCAGAACTGGTCTGTATACTGACCTTAGCCAAGCTGATATTGATGCTTTTGAGCAATATCTCCGCTATCTTGGCATCAATGGCTTGCCAGCTTTTCAGCAGCCCTTCACAAAATCCCACCACGGAAAATTTGATTTGGCACGTTTGAACGCCATTCGTCTGCGAGTTTTGGCTCCACTTGAAACCTTATTTGCCAGTCGGAAGCAAAAGACCGAAAATCTCTTGCAAAAGTGGAATACTTTTCTAACAAACGCTGCTTTAAGCAAGCAGATGCAAGACTTGACAGCTACTATGGAAGCTCTAGAACAGAAAAGACAAGCCGAAGTTTGGAAAGCTTTTAGTCATGTTTTAGAACAATTTGCGACAGTTTTTGATGGTTCACAAGTTAGTCTGGAGGACTTCCTAGCCTTGCTCCATTCAGGGATGAGTTTATCTCAGTATCGCACTATTCCAGCGACAGTGGACACTGTTCTGGTGCAGAGTTACGATTTGATTGCACCACTGACAGCTGACTTTGTCTATGCCATTGGGCTGACTCAGGACAATTTACCAAAAATCGCGCAAAATACCAGTCTTTTGACAGATGAAGAAAGACAGAGACTAAACCAAGCGACAGAAGAAGGCGTTCAATTGCTGATTGCCAGCAGTGAAAATCTCAAGAAAAATCGCTATACTATGCTTTCCTTGGTTAATTCTGCTCGCAAACAGTTGGTGTTGTCAGCACCAAGTCTCCTCAATGAAAATGAGAGTAAAGAATCGGCCTATCTTCAGGAATTGGTGAGTTTTGGATTTAATCGGACAGAGAAGAAGATTCATCACAAAGGTCTGTCTAAGGAAGATATGGGTTCTTATCACAGTCTCTTGTCTAGCTTAGTTGCCTATCACCAGCAGGGCGAGACGAGTGATAGAGAGCAAGATTTGACCTTTGTCAAGGTTTTGGCTCGTGTGATGGGGAAAAAACTAGATCAAAAAGGCCTTACAAATCCAGCTATCCCAACTAGTCCAAGTAGCAAACCATTAGAGAAAGAGACCTTGCAGGCTCTCTATCCAGCTGACAAAGAGTTTTACCTGTCTACCTCTGGTTTGACGGAGTTTTACCGCAATGAATACAGTTATTTCCTCCGTTATGTCCTTGGTTTGCAGGAAGAATTACGCCTGCGCCCAGATGCTCGCAGTCACGGGAATTTTTTGCATCGTATTTTTGAACGGGCTTTGAAACTGCCTACTGAAAATCCGTTTGATCAGCGTTTGGAACAAGCTATTCAAGAAACCAGCCAAGAACGCGAATTTGAAGCTATTTATCAGGAAAGTTTGGAAGCTCAGTTTACCAAGGAAGTTCTGCTTGATGTCGCTCGGACCACTGGCCACATCCTACGTCATAATCCAGCAATTGAAACCATCCAAGAAGAGGCAACATTTGGCGGCAAAGACCAGGCATTTATTCAATTGGATAATGGGCGAAGTGTTCATGTGCGAGGCAAGGTTGACCGTATTGACCGTTTGAAAGCTGATGGAGCGTTAGGAGTGGTAGACTACAAGTCTAGTTTGACCCAGTTCCAGTTTCCGAATTTCTTTAATGGGCTCAATTCCCAACTACCAACCTATCTTGCTGCTCTTAAGGGAGAAGGAGAGCAGAACTTTTTCGGCGCTATGTACTTGGAAATGGCTGAACCTGTCCAATCTTTATTAGCTGTTAAGAGTTTGGCTGGAGCAGTAGCAGAAGCCAGCAAGTCTATGAAATACCAGGGACTCTTTTTAGAAAAAGAAAGCAGTCATTTGGGCGAATTTTATAACAAAAACAAGGCCAATCAGCTGACAGACGAGGAATTCCAACTCTTACTGGACTATAATGCCCACCTGTACAAGAAAGCAGCTGAGAAGATTTTAGAAGGCCAGTTCGCTATCAATCCATACACAGAAAACGGCAGAAGCATTGCCCCGTACGTTCAGCAACACCAAGCCATTACAGGTTTTGAAGCCAATTACCACTTGGGTCAAGCCCGTTTCCTAGAAAAATTGGACTCGGCTGACGGTAAGCGTCTGGTCGGAGAAAAACTCAAGCAAGCTTGGTTTGAGAAAATGAGAGAGGAGTTGAATCGATGA
- the aguB gene encoding N-carbamoylputrescine amidase, giving the protein MRNVRVAAIQMQCAKDVATNIQTAERLVRQAAEKGAQIVLLPELFERPYFCQERQYDYYQFAQSVTENTGIQHFKGIAKELKVVLPISFYEKDGNVLYNSIAVIDANGEVLGVYRKTHIPDDHYYQEKFYFTPGNTGFKVWDTRYAKIGIGICWDQWFPETARCLALNGAELLFYPTAIGSEPILDTDSCGHWQRTMQGHAAANIVPVIAANRYGLEEVTPSEKNGGQSSSLNFYGSSFMTDETGAILERAERQGEAILLATYDLDKGASERLNWGLFRDRRPEMYQRITD; this is encoded by the coding sequence ATGAGAAATGTAAGAGTTGCAGCGATCCAGATGCAATGTGCTAAGGATGTAGCAACAAATATCCAAACAGCTGAACGTTTAGTTCGCCAAGCTGCAGAGAAAGGCGCACAAATCGTTCTCTTGCCTGAGTTGTTTGAACGTCCTTATTTCTGTCAGGAACGCCAGTATGACTACTATCAGTTTGCCCAGTCCGTGACAGAAAATACAGGCATTCAGCATTTTAAAGGAATTGCCAAGGAGCTAAAGGTCGTTTTACCGATCAGTTTCTATGAAAAAGATGGCAATGTCTTGTATAACTCTATCGCCGTCATTGATGCAAATGGGGAAGTGCTGGGCGTTTATCGAAAGACCCACATACCAGATGATCATTATTATCAAGAAAAGTTTTACTTTACGCCTGGTAACACAGGTTTCAAGGTCTGGGACACTCGCTATGCTAAGATTGGGATCGGCATCTGTTGGGATCAATGGTTTCCTGAAACAGCGCGCTGTCTTGCATTGAATGGTGCTGAATTACTCTTTTATCCAACCGCCATCGGTTCAGAGCCAATTTTGGATACGGATAGTTGTGGTCACTGGCAACGTACTATGCAGGGGCACGCAGCAGCAAATATTGTTCCAGTCATTGCAGCCAATCGTTACGGTTTGGAAGAAGTCACTCCAAGTGAGAAAAATGGCGGACAAAGCTCTAGTCTTAACTTCTACGGTTCATCATTTATGACGGATGAAACAGGAGCTATTCTAGAGCGAGCTGAAAGACAAGGAGAAGCAATTCTGTTAGCGACCTATGACCTTGATAAGGGAGCAAGCGAACGCCTCAACTGGGGACTGTTTCGAGATAGAAGACCAGAAATGTACCAACGAATTACGGACTAG
- a CDS encoding TraX family protein, with protein MKKWNATQLKYLMAAIMVLDHIPHITGIISPMWEGIFHAMTRCVGVWFAYMAMEGFIHTQNLKNYLIRLWSWALIMFVGNSLLNALFSSKGVMVNNNIFLTLAIGVTMLWLGFPRKELDKKEKLWRRIGVAGLLIFGCLFTEGGITMLPFLLISYSCRNRKGLRNLLYAFLWAFLLVTSIQIYDTWHQTLEMMLYNSDWLFITVFPFIALYNGQRGQETSWSKYFFYIFYPTHLWIITLIAYLVK; from the coding sequence ATGAAAAAATGGAATGCGACGCAGTTGAAGTATCTGATGGCTGCAATAATGGTTTTAGACCATATTCCTCATATCACCGGAATTATTTCTCCTATGTGGGAAGGTATTTTCCACGCTATGACCCGTTGTGTAGGAGTTTGGTTTGCCTATATGGCTATGGAAGGTTTTATCCATACTCAAAATTTGAAAAACTACCTCATCCGTCTCTGGAGTTGGGCGCTTATCATGTTTGTTGGAAATAGCCTACTCAATGCCCTGTTTTCCTCTAAGGGAGTAATGGTTAATAACAACATTTTCTTGACTTTGGCTATCGGTGTCACCATGCTTTGGCTTGGTTTTCCCAGAAAAGAGCTGGATAAAAAAGAGAAATTATGGCGTCGGATTGGAGTTGCTGGGCTCTTGATTTTCGGTTGTCTTTTTACTGAGGGTGGCATCACCATGTTGCCATTTCTCTTGATTAGTTACTCTTGTCGAAATCGCAAGGGATTGCGAAATCTCCTATATGCCTTTCTGTGGGCCTTCTTGTTAGTGACTTCCATCCAAATTTACGACACTTGGCACCAAACACTAGAAATGATGCTTTACAATTCTGACTGGCTCTTTATCACCGTATTTCCTTTTATAGCCTTGTATAATGGACAGCGAGGACAAGAAACCAGCTGGAGTAAATATTTCTTTTATATTTTCTACCCGACTCATCTATGGATCATAACTTTGATTGCTTATTTGGTTAAATAG
- a CDS encoding response regulator transcription factor, with translation MASILVIEDNNEIQEILRTLLTEEHEVIQAFSGTEGIMQFDKGGIDLVLLDIMLPGKNGDQVLQAIRQTNQTPVIMLTALGDKKLISQYLLDGANDYVVKPFDLDEVFARVTVQLRQSGEHQSGDRREIDNLVQNFKNIQFDADSFEISSTTETIRLAKKECQILQMLLHHPKKIFTKEELYELIWEESYLPGDNTLNTHLSNLRKKLYQLDPNHEYIETIWGVGVRLKGDK, from the coding sequence ATGGCGAGCATACTTGTAATTGAAGATAATAATGAAATCCAGGAAATTTTAAGAACCCTTCTTACAGAGGAACACGAGGTGATCCAAGCATTTTCTGGCACAGAAGGTATCATGCAATTTGACAAAGGTGGCATTGATCTCGTTTTACTAGATATCATGCTCCCTGGGAAAAATGGTGACCAAGTCTTGCAAGCTATTCGACAAACGAATCAGACTCCGGTCATCATGCTTACTGCTTTAGGTGATAAAAAGCTCATCAGCCAATATCTACTAGACGGTGCCAATGATTATGTAGTAAAACCTTTTGATTTGGACGAAGTCTTTGCCAGAGTCACTGTGCAATTACGCCAAAGTGGTGAACATCAGTCAGGAGATCGAAGAGAAATTGATAACCTCGTGCAAAACTTTAAAAATATCCAATTCGATGCGGATAGTTTTGAAATAAGTAGCACAACTGAAACCATTCGCCTTGCAAAGAAAGAGTGCCAGATTCTTCAAATGTTGCTCCATCATCCTAAAAAAATCTTCACCAAGGAAGAACTCTATGAATTGATTTGGGAAGAAAGTTACCTGCCTGGAGACAATACGCTCAACACCCATCTAAGCAATCTCCGTAAAAAACTGTATCAACTGGATCCAAATCATGAGTACATTGAAACCATTTGGGGAGTTGGTGTTCGATTAAAAGGAGACAAATAA
- the aguA gene encoding agmatine deiminase: MIDSPKKLGFRMPAEYEPHHGTLMIWPTRPGSWPFQGKAAKRAFTQIINTIAEGERVYLLVEQDYLSEAQSYLGDKVVYLDIPTNDAWARDTGPTILVNDKREKLAVDWSFNAWGGAVDGLYQDYEADDQVASRFAEALEMPVYDAKPFVLEGGAIHSDGQGTILVTESCLLSPGRNPHLSKEEIENTLLESLGAEKVIWLPYGIYQDETNEHVDNVAAFVGPAELVLAWTDDESDPQYAMSVADLALLEMETDAKGRPFTIHKLPIPALHQLVTEEDLPGYIYEEGEEERYAGERLAASYANFYIANKSVLVPQFEDVNDQVALDILSKCFPDRKVVGIPARDILLGGGNIHCITQQIPE, encoded by the coding sequence ATGATAGACAGTCCAAAAAAATTAGGCTTTCGTATGCCAGCAGAATATGAACCCCATCATGGTACCCTCATGATCTGGCCGACTCGACCAGGTTCATGGCCCTTTCAAGGAAAAGCTGCCAAAAGAGCATTTACTCAGATTATCAATACTATAGCAGAAGGAGAAAGGGTTTATCTTTTGGTGGAGCAGGACTATCTATCTGAAGCCCAGTCCTATCTAGGAGACAAGGTCGTTTATTTAGATATTCCTACCAATGATGCCTGGGCGCGTGATACTGGGCCGACTATTCTCGTCAATGATAAAAGAGAAAAGTTGGCAGTCGATTGGTCTTTCAATGCCTGGGGTGGTGCAGTCGATGGTCTTTATCAAGACTATGAAGCAGATGACCAAGTAGCTAGTCGTTTTGCTGAGGCCTTGGAAATGCCTGTTTATGATGCTAAACCTTTTGTACTAGAAGGCGGAGCCATACACAGCGATGGTCAAGGAACCATTCTTGTGACTGAAAGTTGCCTACTCAGTCCTGGACGCAATCCTCATCTCAGTAAAGAGGAAATCGAAAACACCTTATTAGAAAGCCTTGGCGCTGAAAAAGTTATCTGGCTTCCCTATGGTATTTATCAGGACGAAACCAATGAACACGTTGACAATGTTGCTGCTTTTGTTGGCCCTGCAGAACTTGTTCTAGCTTGGACAGACGACGAAAGTGATCCTCAGTATGCCATGTCTGTAGCTGACCTTGCTCTTTTAGAAATGGAAACAGATGCAAAAGGTCGTCCCTTCACTATTCATAAATTGCCAATCCCAGCGCTTCATCAACTTGTAACCGAAGAGGATTTGCCAGGCTACATCTATGAAGAGGGGGAAGAAGAGCGCTATGCGGGTGAACGTCTTGCGGCTTCCTATGCCAATTTCTATATTGCCAACAAGTCTGTCTTGGTTCCCCAGTTTGAGGATGTAAACGACCAAGTGGCTTTAGATATTCTCAGTAAGTGTTTCCCAGACCGTAAAGTTGTCGGAATACCAGCCAGAGATATTCTCTTAGGTGGTGGCAATATCCACTGTATCACCCAACAAATCCCAGAATAG
- a CDS encoding sensor histidine kinase encodes MNYILISILLLTNIILAISLIRYHIAIRDLSRQIEEKIRSGSMKRIGVNFFSKTILRLHNQIENLFQEVEQNQLIMKREKRTLDMAISNIAHDIRTPLTIASGYTQQLIKHPDNSQETLSKIAHHQDLVSKRLEALLEYRHLMEGAVKPKLEELDLSTFITKKTLAYYDVFQSSRIVLDFNVEPGLKTTTDEDLLDRIIQNLLGNVLKHGKEKARLSLKKEEKGLVLEIDNLVKKPIKNIDNLSNRFYSENMSDTEESSGLGLYITEELVHLLGADMKLATDGEWFSVFIYF; translated from the coding sequence ATGAATTACATTTTGATATCAATATTACTCCTTACTAACATTATTTTGGCGATTTCTTTGATTCGCTATCATATAGCAATTAGAGATTTAAGCAGACAAATCGAAGAAAAGATTCGCTCTGGTAGCATGAAGAGGATCGGGGTAAATTTCTTTTCAAAGACCATTTTGCGTCTACATAACCAAATTGAGAATCTATTTCAAGAAGTGGAGCAAAATCAGCTAATCATGAAGCGTGAAAAACGCACCCTAGATATGGCAATCAGTAACATCGCTCATGATATTCGGACACCTTTGACAATCGCTTCAGGATATACTCAGCAACTAATAAAACACCCCGATAATAGTCAGGAAACTTTAAGCAAAATAGCCCATCATCAGGATTTGGTTTCCAAACGTTTGGAAGCTCTTCTTGAATATCGTCATTTGATGGAAGGAGCAGTCAAACCGAAACTGGAAGAGCTTGATTTATCAACTTTTATAACGAAAAAGACTTTAGCCTATTACGACGTTTTTCAATCTTCACGTATTGTTCTTGATTTTAACGTCGAACCAGGATTGAAAACGACGACTGATGAGGACTTGCTTGATCGAATTATACAAAACCTCCTTGGAAATGTTCTCAAGCACGGCAAGGAGAAGGCTCGACTTTCTTTGAAAAAGGAAGAAAAAGGACTTGTTTTGGAAATAGATAATCTAGTCAAAAAACCTATCAAGAATATAGACAATCTCAGCAATCGTTTTTATTCTGAAAATATGTCGGATACAGAAGAATCCTCTGGTTTAGGTCTTTATATTACTGAGGAATTAGTTCATCTTCTTGGAGCGGATATGAAGCTAGCCACTGATGGAGAATGGTTTTCAGTCTTTATTTATTTTTAA
- a CDS encoding Cof-type HAD-IIB family hydrolase: protein MIKLLALDMDGTLLNEAKEIPQAHITAIHQAIEKGVKLVLCTGRPLFGVLPYYKKLGLDLQNEYVIVNNGCSTHQTSDWSLVDWQELSPADIEYLYDLSEKSDVQLTLFDEEHYFVLGGKPNEIVQNDAKLVFSDLTEISLEEATSGKYRMFQGMFLGNEEQTDDFEQRFAKELCQRFSGVRSQPVIYEAMPLGTTKATALSRLAEILKIDSSEIMAMGDANNDIEMLQFAGLGIAMGNASDHVKSLADAVTASNDEDGVARAIEKYIL from the coding sequence ATGATTAAACTACTAGCCTTGGATATGGACGGAACCCTCCTTAATGAAGCCAAGGAAATCCCACAAGCCCACATTACTGCCATTCACCAGGCTATTGAAAAAGGCGTCAAATTGGTTCTCTGTACGGGTCGACCGCTTTTCGGTGTTCTTCCTTATTACAAAAAACTGGGTCTTGATCTCCAGAATGAGTATGTCATTGTCAATAACGGTTGCTCAACTCACCAGACTAGTGACTGGAGTCTAGTTGACTGGCAAGAACTCAGTCCAGCTGACATTGAATACCTCTATGACCTGTCTGAAAAAAGCGACGTCCAGTTGACTCTTTTTGATGAAGAACATTATTTTGTCCTCGGTGGTAAGCCAAATGAAATTGTTCAAAATGATGCCAAGCTAGTCTTTTCAGACTTGACTGAAATTTCCCTTGAGGAAGCCACTAGTGGCAAATATCGGATGTTCCAAGGTATGTTTTTGGGCAACGAAGAGCAAACAGACGATTTTGAGCAGCGTTTTGCGAAGGAACTCTGCCAACGATTCAGTGGAGTTCGTTCGCAGCCTGTCATTTATGAAGCAATGCCCCTTGGAACGACCAAGGCTACTGCTCTTTCACGACTAGCTGAGATTTTGAAGATTGATTCCTCAGAAATCATGGCCATGGGCGATGCTAATAACGATATCGAAATGCTCCAGTTTGCAGGACTTGGCATTGCTATGGGAAATGCTAGTGACCATGTCAAATCTCTTGCTGATGCCGTTACAGCAAGCAACGATGAAGATGGCGTCGCGCGTGCCATTGAGAAATATATTTTATAG
- a CDS encoding ABC transporter ATP-binding protein, with protein sequence MKTVLEIHGLTKEFGKQAILQDLSLTIKEGDIYGLIGKNGAGKTTLIKIITQLLFSDTGTVSLFSSQSENEWTKALSRVGSVIESPVAHNHLTAYQNLKYYCMIRHIPNADKVIRETLDYVGLSDTGKKVFRDFSLGMKQRLGIAIALLSKPDFLILDEPINGLDPIGIKEFRLMIQRLNQEKGITILISSHILSELYLLANRFGILDQGKIIREISKAEFETLSEDYIVLRTSDKERACQVLKEQIQLQFKVVNPENEIHIFGNEQDVKQILKKLTLADVAIDEIYYARQNLEEYFTQLVE encoded by the coding sequence ATGAAAACAGTACTCGAAATTCATGGACTGACCAAAGAATTTGGTAAACAAGCTATTCTTCAAGATCTTAGTCTAACGATAAAAGAGGGAGATATTTATGGTTTAATTGGAAAAAACGGAGCAGGTAAAACTACTCTTATTAAAATCATTACACAACTACTGTTTTCGGATACAGGAACTGTTTCCCTCTTTTCTAGTCAATCGGAAAATGAATGGACCAAGGCTTTATCTCGAGTAGGTTCGGTTATCGAATCACCTGTAGCTCATAATCACTTAACAGCCTATCAAAATCTGAAATATTATTGTATGATTCGCCATATTCCAAATGCTGATAAAGTCATTCGAGAAACACTGGATTATGTAGGTTTGTCTGATACAGGTAAGAAAGTCTTTCGTGATTTCTCGCTAGGAATGAAACAAAGACTTGGCATTGCCATTGCTCTTCTATCTAAACCCGACTTCCTTATTCTTGATGAACCCATTAACGGTCTCGATCCGATTGGAATCAAAGAATTTCGTCTGATGATTCAACGACTCAATCAAGAAAAAGGAATAACCATTCTCATTTCTAGCCATATCTTGTCAGAACTCTATCTCTTAGCTAATCGCTTTGGAATTTTGGATCAAGGTAAGATTATCCGTGAAATCAGCAAAGCTGAATTTGAAACGCTAAGTGAGGATTATATTGTGCTCAGAACAAGCGATAAAGAAAGAGCATGTCAAGTATTGAAAGAACAAATCCAACTCCAGTTCAAGGTTGTTAATCCAGAAAATGAAATCCATATCTTTGGGAATGAACAAGATGTCAAACAGATTCTTAAGAAATTAACTTTGGCAGATGTTGCTATTGACGAGATTTACTATGCCCGTCAAAACCTAGAAGAATACTTCACACAATTGGTAGAATAG
- a CDS encoding ABC transporter permease: MIHTIQADFYRLFRSKGFWITEFILFALMLMGATIGATGHLMSVNTTPETEFPTKGWDGIQALINASSNGSNLVFLCIVLACLVLGVDLIGKLYKNSLTVGVSRTEFFLAKSFVLASIALLQLIASLVIAFVPSTLLNGLGTMPDGFVTNLLLTISLQFLCLLAWLSIVSFILYLTHSYLAVFIGYLISSIVLSMPMLVFPDIEILRYLILDFAYAMTTNSQAILYTITICVTVILFFSFSGLTVFKKKSL; the protein is encoded by the coding sequence ATGATACATACCATTCAAGCAGATTTTTACCGTCTCTTTCGCTCCAAAGGATTCTGGATTACAGAATTCATTCTCTTTGCTCTCATGTTAATGGGTGCTACTATCGGAGCTACAGGACATCTGATGTCAGTAAATACCACACCTGAAACAGAATTTCCGACCAAAGGTTGGGACGGCATCCAAGCTCTTATCAACGCGTCTAGCAATGGTTCAAACCTCGTTTTTCTCTGCATTGTTCTAGCATGTCTCGTTCTTGGAGTTGATCTAATCGGCAAGCTTTATAAAAATAGTTTGACTGTTGGTGTTTCTCGTACAGAGTTTTTCCTTGCTAAATCCTTTGTACTAGCAAGCATCGCTCTCTTGCAACTCATCGCCAGCCTTGTGATTGCTTTTGTTCCCTCAACCCTACTAAACGGACTTGGTACAATGCCTGATGGTTTTGTTACTAATCTCCTCTTGACGATTTCCCTTCAATTTCTCTGCCTTCTCGCTTGGCTTTCGATTGTTTCCTTTATTCTCTACCTAACTCATTCTTATCTTGCCGTATTTATTGGTTATCTGATTAGCTCTATCGTCCTTTCTATGCCAATGCTTGTTTTCCCAGACATTGAAATTCTACGATATTTAATTCTAGATTTTGCCTATGCTATGACTACTAATAGTCAAGCTATTCTCTATACCATCACGATTTGCGTAACGGTCATACTTTTCTTCTCTTTCAGTGGACTGACTGTTTTCAAGAAGAAAAGCTTATAA